A genomic stretch from Pararhizobium sp. IMCC21322 includes:
- a CDS encoding septal ring lytic transglycosylase RlpA family protein, producing MIKLVFAAYGLMMLALLGINTTPAEAAAPTQCGKASWYALYSRTASGEMMNPNLLTAAHRSLPFGTRVQVTNMKNGKSVVVRINDRGPFIKGRVIDVSKGAAKKIGLVRAGVAAVKVTALNGKKIKGARGCVNS from the coding sequence ATGATTAAACTCGTTTTCGCGGCCTACGGGCTGATGATGCTGGCCTTGCTTGGCATCAACACCACCCCGGCTGAGGCAGCTGCTCCGACGCAGTGCGGAAAAGCCTCCTGGTATGCGCTGTACAGCCGTACTGCCAGTGGTGAAATGATGAACCCGAACCTGTTGACAGCCGCGCACCGCTCCTTGCCATTCGGCACCCGGGTGCAGGTAACCAACATGAAAAACGGCAAATCCGTTGTTGTGCGGATCAATGATCGTGGCCCGTTCATCAAAGGTCGGGTGATAGATGTGTCAAAAGGCGCTGCCAAAAAAATCGGTCTGGTGCGTGCTGGCGTTGCGGCGGTCAAGGTGACCGCATTGAATGGCAAAAAAATCAAAGGCGCACGTGGTTGCGTCAACAGCTAG
- a CDS encoding NAD(P)-dependent oxidoreductase translates to MTQDNAARGPFMDEAALEAALAAPDAALRADLAKTSGDLIVLGAGGKMGPSLARLARNAMAEDRKVIAVARFSESGLRDTLERDGIETIAADLLDRDAVAALPDAENVMFMAGRKFGSSGAEHLTWAMNALCPALVAERYASSRIIAFSTGCVYPFWPVDALSGPTEDVAPNPPPGDYAWSCVARERMFEHMSVVHNTPGRLFRLNYAIDVRYGVLHDLAQKVLAGEPIDVSMGHVTLIWQGEANARALRSLAQTTTPTSPINVTGEHVIAVRDIAEAFAKRFDKPANIVGTEAPTAWLNDASASMKAFGPLAISLEDMIDWQADWLIRGGRSLDKPTHFEARDGKY, encoded by the coding sequence ATGACCCAGGATAATGCGGCGCGCGGACCTTTCATGGATGAAGCCGCCCTTGAAGCCGCCCTTGCCGCGCCGGACGCTGCACTGCGCGCTGATTTGGCAAAGACCTCTGGCGATCTGATTGTTCTTGGTGCCGGTGGTAAAATGGGTCCCAGCCTTGCGCGGCTTGCCCGCAATGCCATGGCAGAGGATCGGAAAGTCATTGCTGTTGCACGCTTTTCCGAAAGCGGACTGCGCGACACTCTGGAGCGCGATGGCATTGAAACCATTGCCGCTGACCTGCTTGATCGTGATGCGGTTGCGGCCTTGCCGGATGCGGAAAATGTGATGTTCATGGCAGGCCGCAAATTCGGCTCTTCCGGCGCGGAACACCTGACCTGGGCCATGAATGCTCTTTGCCCGGCGCTGGTTGCAGAACGTTATGCCAGTTCCCGCATCATCGCCTTTTCGACCGGGTGTGTTTATCCGTTCTGGCCTGTTGATGCCCTATCCGGGCCAACGGAAGACGTGGCTCCCAATCCGCCGCCCGGCGATTATGCCTGGTCCTGCGTTGCCCGCGAGCGCATGTTTGAGCATATGAGTGTGGTTCACAACACGCCGGGGCGGCTGTTCCGGCTGAACTACGCCATTGATGTGCGTTATGGCGTGCTGCACGATCTGGCGCAAAAGGTGCTGGCGGGAGAACCTATCGATGTGTCGATGGGCCATGTGACCCTGATCTGGCAGGGAGAGGCCAATGCCCGCGCCCTGCGCAGCCTGGCACAGACCACCACGCCAACCAGCCCGATCAACGTCACTGGCGAGCATGTCATTGCCGTGCGGGACATTGCCGAGGCCTTTGCAAAACGATTTGATAAGCCGGCAAATATTGTCGGTACGGAAGCGCCAACTGCATGGCTGAATGATGCCAGCGCCTCCATGAAAGCCTTTGGTCCTTTAGCGATCTCGCTGGAAGATATGATTGACTGGCAGGCGGACTGGCTGATCCGCGGTGGCAGAAGTCTGGACAAGCCCACCCATTTTGAAGCGCGTGACGGGAAGTATTAG
- a CDS encoding glycosyltransferase family 2 protein has product MLVSHPLSIFIITLNEADRLGATLEAARQLSDDIVVVDSGSTDNTVQVAKDLGGRVIHNDWQGFGPQKRFAEEQCRHDWLLNLDADEVLSDQAIAEIKALFANGAPPKPGYYLNVVTIYPGKTKPRPIADFYRINRLYDRREMRYSDSRTDDRVIDDGQTLGQIDGPVWHYSFRDISDIAPKMETYARQQIHEKAHKRTVAGLRARMLIEYPVNLMRYLFGRRHITGGVQGVRYAHEIAKSKRKRLKIFLQALQSGKDHE; this is encoded by the coding sequence GTGCTTGTTTCACACCCTCTATCAATATTCATAATCACGCTCAATGAAGCGGACCGGTTGGGCGCAACGTTGGAAGCCGCCCGGCAATTATCTGATGATATTGTGGTGGTGGATAGCGGGTCGACAGACAACACGGTTCAGGTTGCAAAAGATCTTGGTGGGCGGGTCATTCACAATGACTGGCAGGGCTTTGGCCCGCAAAAACGCTTTGCCGAAGAGCAATGCCGCCATGACTGGCTGCTTAATCTGGATGCGGATGAAGTTTTGAGCGATCAGGCAATAGCGGAGATCAAAGCGCTGTTCGCCAACGGCGCGCCACCAAAGCCGGGCTATTATCTGAATGTGGTTACAATCTATCCCGGCAAGACAAAGCCAAGACCCATTGCGGATTTTTACCGCATCAACCGGCTCTATGACCGACGTGAAATGCGCTACTCAGACAGCCGCACCGATGACCGGGTGATCGATGACGGGCAGACACTGGGTCAGATCGACGGCCCGGTCTGGCATTACAGTTTCAGAGATATTTCCGACATTGCTCCAAAAATGGAAACCTATGCCCGGCAACAAATTCATGAAAAGGCGCATAAACGCACCGTAGCAGGTCTGAGGGCACGGATGCTGATTGAATATCCGGTCAATCTCATGCGCTATCTGTTTGGACGCAGACACATTACCGGCGGTGTTCAGGGCGTTCGCTATGCTCATGAAATTGCCAAATCCAAAAGAAAGCGCCTAAAAATTTTTCTCCAGGCGCTTCAGAGTGGAAAAGACCATGAATGA
- the gyrB gene encoding DNA topoisomerase (ATP-hydrolyzing) subunit B gives MADSEPIVDAATEATNEPENMEYGADSIKVLRGLDAVRKRPGMYIGDTDDGTGLHHMVYEVVDNAIDEALAGHADFVKVAINADGSVTVEDNGRGIPTDIHSEEGISAAEVIMTQLHAGGKFDQNSYKVSGGLHGVGVSVVNALSSLLTLKIWRAGKAHEMSFTHGVANGPLKETGDAGDRTGTEVTFLPSTDTFTQTEFVFSTLEHRLRELAFLNSGVYIILTDKRGTEDRIEEMQYEGGLEAFVTYLDRAKHPLIDKPISLLTEKDGITVEVAMWWNDSYHENVLCFTNNIPQRDGGTHLAGFRGALTRQMVGYADRSGITKREKVSVTGEDSREGLTCVLSVKVPDPKFSSQTKEKLVSSEVRPVVESAVNQSLQTWLEEHPTEAKILVGKVVEAAAAREAARKARELTRRKGALDVASLPGKLADCQERDPAKSEIFLVEGDSAGGSAKQGRSRANQAILPLRGKILNVERARFDRMLGSVEIGTLITALGTGIGKEEFNPDKLRYHKIIIMTDADVDGAHIRTLLLTFFFRQMPELIERGHLYIAQPPLYKVKRGSSESYLKDEEALQDYLILSGIDDTTFTLQSGEVRSGGDLNGLLSDVRAFAKTLAGLHSRYDRRVVEQAALVGLLEPGLVEEGDASALIEQLVVRLDELSEETERGWSSELRSDGTLVLSREVRGVREALMLDAGLFDSADARRLHTLAARFADAFDGVGVLRRKELETFVYGPSGLLEAVLLVGRKGISLQRYKGLGEMNADQLWETTLDPDARTLLQVRIGEAYDADDIFSKLMGDDVEPRRFFIQENALNVANLDI, from the coding sequence ATGGCCGATTCCGAGCCGATTGTTGACGCCGCTACTGAAGCCACCAATGAACCGGAAAACATGGAATACGGTGCGGATTCCATCAAGGTTCTGCGCGGCCTCGATGCGGTGCGCAAGCGGCCCGGCATGTATATCGGCGACACCGATGATGGCACTGGGCTGCACCACATGGTCTATGAGGTGGTCGATAACGCCATTGATGAAGCGCTGGCTGGCCATGCGGATTTCGTCAAAGTCGCGATCAATGCCGATGGCTCGGTGACTGTCGAAGACAATGGCCGTGGCATTCCGACCGATATTCACTCAGAAGAGGGCATATCGGCGGCTGAGGTTATCATGACCCAGCTTCATGCCGGCGGAAAGTTCGATCAGAATTCCTACAAGGTTTCCGGTGGTCTGCACGGCGTGGGCGTTTCGGTTGTGAATGCCCTTTCATCTTTGCTGACGCTGAAAATCTGGCGTGCTGGCAAAGCCCATGAAATGAGCTTTACCCACGGGGTTGCAAACGGTCCCCTGAAAGAGACCGGCGATGCGGGTGACCGCACCGGAACCGAAGTCACCTTCCTGCCAAGTACAGATACATTCACACAGACAGAGTTTGTGTTTTCAACTCTTGAACACCGGCTGCGCGAGCTCGCTTTCCTCAACTCCGGCGTCTACATCATTCTGACCGACAAGCGCGGCACAGAAGATCGCATTGAGGAAATGCAATATGAAGGCGGCCTTGAAGCGTTCGTGACCTATCTGGACCGGGCCAAGCATCCGCTGATCGACAAGCCGATTTCCCTGCTGACCGAAAAAGACGGCATTACGGTTGAAGTCGCCATGTGGTGGAACGACAGCTATCATGAGAATGTGCTGTGCTTTACCAACAATATTCCACAGCGCGATGGCGGCACGCATCTGGCCGGTTTCCGTGGTGCCCTGACCCGGCAAATGGTGGGTTATGCCGACCGATCCGGCATCACCAAGAGGGAAAAGGTCAGTGTCACCGGCGAGGATAGCCGCGAAGGGCTGACCTGCGTGCTGTCGGTGAAAGTGCCTGATCCGAAATTCTCCTCACAGACCAAGGAAAAACTGGTGTCTTCGGAAGTGAGGCCTGTTGTAGAAAGCGCGGTCAACCAATCGCTGCAGACCTGGCTGGAAGAGCATCCCACTGAAGCAAAAATTCTGGTCGGCAAAGTTGTGGAAGCGGCAGCGGCCCGTGAGGCTGCCCGCAAGGCGCGCGAGCTGACACGCCGCAAAGGCGCGCTGGATGTTGCCTCCCTGCCCGGAAAGCTGGCCGATTGTCAGGAACGCGATCCGGCCAAGTCAGAAATCTTCCTGGTGGAGGGTGATTCCGCTGGCGGGTCCGCCAAACAGGGCCGCAGTCGCGCCAATCAGGCGATTTTGCCCCTGCGCGGTAAAATTCTGAATGTGGAGCGCGCGCGCTTTGACCGCATGTTGGGATCTGTTGAAATCGGAACGCTGATTACCGCTCTTGGAACGGGCATCGGCAAGGAAGAGTTCAATCCGGACAAGCTGCGCTATCACAAAATCATCATCATGACCGATGCGGATGTGGATGGCGCGCATATTCGTACGCTGCTGCTGACCTTCTTCTTCCGGCAAATGCCGGAGCTGATTGAGCGCGGCCATCTGTATATTGCGCAGCCACCGCTTTACAAGGTGAAACGCGGATCGTCAGAAAGCTATCTGAAAGATGAAGAGGCTCTGCAGGATTACCTGATCCTGTCAGGCATTGATGACACCACTTTCACGCTGCAGAGCGGCGAAGTGCGCTCTGGAGGCGATCTGAATGGCCTGCTCAGCGACGTGCGCGCCTTTGCCAAAACTCTGGCCGGACTTCACAGCCGCTATGATCGTCGTGTGGTGGAGCAGGCAGCGCTGGTTGGCCTGCTTGAGCCTGGATTGGTGGAAGAGGGTGATGCAAGCGCGCTGATCGAACAGCTTGTGGTGCGTCTTGATGAATTGTCGGAAGAAACCGAGCGCGGCTGGAGCAGCGAATTGCGCAGCGATGGAACGCTTGTCCTGTCCCGCGAAGTGCGCGGCGTTCGGGAAGCCCTGATGCTGGATGCCGGCCTGTTTGACAGTGCCGATGCGCGGCGCCTGCACACACTGGCCGCCCGCTTTGCTGACGCCTTTGACGGTGTGGGCGTGCTGAGGCGCAAAGAACTTGAAACCTTCGTATATGGGCCATCCGGTCTTCTGGAGGCTGTGCTGCTGGTGGGCCGCAAGGGCATTTCCCTGCAGCGCTACAAGGGTCTTGGCGAAATGAATGCCGATCAGCTTTGGGAAACCACGCTGGACCCGGATGCCCGCACCTTGCTGCAGGTCAGAATTGGTGAAGCCTATGATGCTGACGATATTTTCAGCAAGCTGATGGGCGATGATGTGGAGCCAAGGCGCTTTTTTATCCAGGAAAACGCCCTGAATGTCGCGAATCTGGACATTTAA
- a CDS encoding tripartite tricarboxylate transporter substrate binding protein, whose product MNIKSVTGLFVGAGLALGAAAGTAAAMDWKPEKPINIIVPWSAGGSTDQVTRVVAAELEKALGATVVVQNQPGASGSIGSKSALESDPDGYTWTAGAAQDLGTYKVLGMLDTSIGDWNLYLDVANVAVIGVNADSPYQTMDDFLKAMKDDPNAISVATAGLNSGGHNAMEALKSAAGGGYKHVTYDGGNPAVIATVSGETVATTQLAVEQAEMIRAKRIRPLAVLNGEPLILEGYGEIPPITDFVDGVPIAPNYFGVFVPGTAPAEVVAALDKVWAESIANSQALKDYAAGRGAVFAPFYGEDAQKRVLPAIQNNAYLLFDAGKAKVDPATVGIERMK is encoded by the coding sequence ATGAACATTAAAAGCGTAACAGGTCTATTTGTAGGGGCAGGTCTTGCCCTTGGCGCGGCAGCCGGAACGGCTGCAGCCATGGACTGGAAACCGGAAAAACCGATTAACATCATTGTGCCATGGTCAGCCGGTGGATCAACCGATCAGGTGACCCGCGTTGTGGCTGCTGAGTTGGAAAAAGCCCTTGGCGCAACCGTTGTCGTTCAGAACCAGCCCGGCGCATCCGGCTCTATCGGCTCCAAAAGCGCGCTTGAGTCAGACCCGGACGGTTACACATGGACAGCCGGTGCGGCGCAGGATCTTGGCACCTACAAGGTGCTCGGCATGCTGGACACATCCATTGGTGACTGGAACCTTTATCTCGACGTTGCCAATGTGGCGGTGATCGGCGTGAATGCAGACTCGCCCTATCAGACAATGGATGATTTCCTGAAAGCCATGAAGGATGATCCAAATGCCATCTCCGTGGCAACGGCTGGCCTCAATTCCGGTGGTCACAATGCCATGGAAGCTTTGAAATCTGCTGCCGGTGGCGGTTACAAGCACGTCACCTATGATGGTGGTAACCCAGCGGTTATCGCTACTGTCTCCGGTGAAACCGTTGCGACAACACAATTGGCCGTGGAACAGGCTGAAATGATCCGCGCCAAGCGCATTCGTCCATTGGCTGTCCTGAATGGCGAGCCGCTGATTCTGGAAGGCTATGGTGAAATCCCGCCGATCACGGATTTCGTGGACGGTGTGCCAATTGCACCGAACTATTTCGGCGTGTTCGTACCTGGTACGGCTCCGGCTGAAGTTGTGGCTGCTCTTGATAAGGTCTGGGCTGAGTCCATCGCCAACAGTCAGGCGCTGAAAGACTATGCTGCCGGTCGCGGTGCCGTGTTCGCACCCTTCTATGGTGAAGATGCACAAAAGCGCGTCCTGCCTGCCATCCAGAACAATGCCTATCTGTTGTTTGATGCTGGCAAAGCCAAAGTCGATCCTGCTACTGTTGGTATCGAACGCATGAAATAA
- a CDS encoding dihydrodipicolinate synthase family protein, with protein MKIADLPTDIRQLIAEGTAIPAHPLALDAERVLDRRRQRALSRYYIDAGSGGLAVGVHTTQFEIREAGLYAPVLELAAQTASDWTERPLAMIAGVAGKTAQAVAEAKTALALGYHAALVSPAPFRDASEDELIAHCSAVADIMPIIGFYLQPAVGGRVLSVDFWQRFASLDNVIAIKIAPFHRHRTIDVVRGVIAANAEDRVALYTGNDDHIVADLLLPFTHRRRGEDVTLRIVGGLLGQWSVWTKAAVDLHTSCRAAVQAEADLPAELLALDSQMTDINAAVFDVAHDFAGVIAGCHEILRRQGLLAGIWCLDPNETLSPGQADELTRVTEDYPHLTDDAFVAAHLERWLDD; from the coding sequence ATGAAAATCGCTGATCTTCCAACCGACATCCGCCAATTGATTGCAGAGGGCACGGCTATCCCGGCCCATCCGCTGGCGCTTGATGCCGAGCGGGTGCTGGACCGTCGACGCCAACGGGCGCTGTCGCGGTACTATATCGACGCGGGCAGCGGTGGTCTGGCTGTTGGTGTGCACACCACACAATTTGAAATCCGGGAGGCCGGGCTCTATGCACCGGTGCTGGAACTGGCCGCGCAAACCGCCTCTGACTGGACGGAACGCCCGCTGGCCATGATTGCCGGTGTGGCTGGCAAAACGGCCCAGGCGGTGGCGGAAGCCAAGACCGCGTTGGCGCTTGGCTATCATGCTGCACTAGTCAGTCCGGCTCCCTTTCGCGATGCCAGTGAAGATGAGTTGATCGCACATTGCAGCGCAGTTGCGGACATCATGCCGATTATCGGCTTCTATCTGCAGCCAGCGGTTGGTGGTCGCGTGTTGTCAGTGGATTTCTGGCAAAGATTTGCGTCACTCGACAATGTCATCGCCATCAAGATTGCACCATTTCATCGGCACCGGACCATTGATGTGGTGCGCGGTGTGATTGCGGCCAATGCCGAGGACCGGGTGGCGCTGTATACTGGCAATGATGATCATATTGTTGCTGATCTGTTGCTGCCCTTTACCCATCGGCGCAGGGGTGAAGACGTGACTTTGCGCATTGTTGGCGGTCTGCTTGGCCAATGGTCGGTCTGGACCAAAGCGGCTGTTGATTTACATACAAGCTGCCGTGCAGCCGTTCAGGCAGAGGCTGACCTGCCTGCCGAATTGTTGGCGCTGGATTCGCAAATGACCGATATCAACGCGGCTGTCTTTGATGTGGCCCATGATTTTGCGGGCGTGATCGCCGGCTGTCATGAAATTTTACGCCGGCAGGGTCTGCTCGCCGGCATCTGGTGTCTTGATCCAAACGAAACGCTCTCTCCCGGACAGGCCGATGAATTGACCCGCGTTACCGAAGACTATCCGCATCTGACTGATGATGCATTTGTCGCCGCGCATCTGGAGCGCTGGCTGGATGATTGA
- a CDS encoding iron-containing alcohol dehydrogenase, with protein sequence MNEFTFNTAKSIRFGSGQLDLLGDITKTLTDDKLLLITDPGMMATGIVDRAINILGQSGFEIVLFNEVEADPPEVKILQAVELATSQKIGCVIGLGGGSSLDVAKLVALLAVGKEKLSDIYGVGNVKGPRLPLILVPTTSGTGSEVTPISIVTTGTNEKMGVVSPIILPDIAVLDPVLTIGLPPHITAATGIDAMVHAIEAYASANPNNNPMSRMLAEKALTLTGGSLLTAVQDGQNLTARSDMLLGSLLAGQAFANSPVAAVHALAYPLGGRFHIPHGLSNALVLPHVLRFNAELKPEPYAELAPFAFAELAQIDPQKRANAFIEKLVELSCDCGLQQNLRQMGIAQEVLPDLADDAMNQSRLLVNNPRALTREDALAIYSSAF encoded by the coding sequence ATGAATGAGTTCACTTTCAACACAGCCAAGAGCATCAGATTTGGGTCCGGCCAGCTGGACTTGTTGGGGGACATCACCAAAACACTGACGGATGACAAGCTACTGTTGATTACCGACCCCGGTATGATGGCCACCGGCATCGTGGACCGCGCCATAAATATCCTCGGGCAAAGTGGGTTCGAAATTGTTCTGTTCAATGAAGTCGAGGCTGACCCGCCGGAAGTTAAAATCCTGCAGGCCGTGGAGCTTGCAACAAGTCAGAAAATTGGATGTGTTATCGGCCTTGGGGGCGGATCGTCACTGGATGTTGCAAAGCTCGTTGCCCTGCTGGCCGTTGGTAAGGAAAAGCTCAGCGATATCTACGGGGTGGGCAATGTCAAAGGCCCGCGATTGCCTCTTATTCTTGTACCCACGACGTCCGGTACAGGGTCTGAAGTCACGCCCATTTCGATTGTGACCACTGGAACAAATGAAAAAATGGGTGTTGTTTCGCCCATTATCCTGCCGGATATTGCAGTTCTTGATCCCGTTTTGACAATCGGACTGCCACCACACATCACTGCGGCGACCGGGATTGATGCAATGGTTCACGCAATTGAGGCATACGCATCGGCCAATCCCAACAACAATCCTATGTCGCGCATGTTGGCCGAGAAGGCTTTGACGTTGACGGGCGGCTCTCTTCTCACCGCCGTGCAGGATGGGCAGAACCTGACAGCAAGATCTGACATGTTGCTGGGCTCATTGCTGGCGGGGCAGGCCTTTGCGAATTCTCCCGTTGCAGCGGTGCATGCGCTGGCCTATCCGCTTGGTGGGCGTTTCCACATACCACATGGATTGTCGAATGCGCTGGTTTTGCCGCACGTGTTGCGCTTCAACGCCGAATTGAAGCCTGAGCCTTATGCGGAACTTGCCCCATTTGCATTTGCTGAATTGGCACAAATTGACCCGCAGAAACGCGCCAATGCCTTCATCGAAAAATTGGTTGAATTGTCATGTGATTGTGGACTTCAACAAAACCTGCGGCAGATGGGAATAGCGCAGGAGGTCTTGCCGGACCTTGCAGATGACGCCATGAACCAGTCACGTCTGCTGGTCAACAATCCGCGCGCTTTAACGCGCGAGGATGCATTGGCGATTTATAGCAGTGCGTTTTAG
- a CDS encoding TetR/AcrR family transcriptional regulator, whose product MQTPSQVSKRPGKQQTATRDPERSRRSILKAATDEFVAHGFSGASVNEIAARAAINKRMLYHYFGNKEELFLAVLESTYAQIRTGERTLELDHLQPMQAIERLVRFSYDHFFEHPDFLTLLNIENMYQARHLKKSAKIQQMHSPLVAQIQDVLKRGQVDGVLRADVDPVELYITIASLCFFHMSNRHTLSVIFNQELASPDALDRRREHVVAVITCFLRA is encoded by the coding sequence ATGCAGACGCCTTCTCAGGTCAGCAAACGGCCTGGCAAACAACAGACCGCGACCCGCGATCCGGAGCGCAGTCGCAGATCTATTTTGAAAGCGGCGACGGATGAGTTTGTGGCGCACGGGTTTTCCGGCGCAAGCGTCAATGAAATTGCGGCGCGGGCTGCCATCAATAAGCGCATGCTCTACCATTACTTCGGCAATAAGGAAGAGCTGTTTCTGGCGGTTCTGGAATCCACCTACGCGCAGATCCGGACCGGCGAACGCACGCTTGAGCTGGATCATCTGCAGCCGATGCAGGCCATCGAGCGGCTGGTCCGGTTCAGTTATGATCATTTTTTTGAACACCCGGATTTTCTGACCCTTCTCAATATCGAGAACATGTATCAGGCGCGGCATTTGAAAAAGTCTGCCAAGATTCAGCAGATGCACTCACCTCTGGTGGCACAGATTCAGGATGTGCTGAAACGCGGGCAGGTTGATGGTGTGTTGCGCGCCGATGTCGATCCGGTTGAATTGTATATTACGATCGCGTCGCTCTGCTTCTTTCACATGTCGAACCGGCACACATTGTCGGTTATTTTCAATCAGGAACTGGCATCACCGGATGCGCTCGATCGGCGGCGTGAACATGTGGTGGCTGTCATCACATGTTTTCTGCGCGCCTGA